The sequence TTTACTTCTTAAAGCTAACAATTGATTGAACTCTCATCTGATGGCCTTTTTCAACAGGCCCGATTATGCGGAAGTTCCTTTAACTTTTGCCACGATAGTGTCGGCAATATTTTTCGGCACTTCTTCATAGTGATCAAACTCCATGGAGTAGTTACCACGGCCTTGAGTTTTAGAACGAAGGTCGGTGGAATAGCCGAACATCTCAGACAGCGGCACAAAGGACTTGATGGCCTGCACGCCAGCCCGGGATTCCATGCCTTCGATCCGTCCACGGCGGGAGTTCAGGTCGCCGATCACATCGCCCATGTATTCTTCCGGCACCAGCACTTCTACTTTCATGTACGGTTCCAGCAGAGCCGGGTTAGCTTTCTGGGCGCCTGCCTTAAAGCCCATGGAACCGGCAATCTTAAATGCCATTTCCGAGGAGTCAACATCGTGATAAGAACCGTCATAAACGGTAACTTTGATGTCTACCATCGGATAACCGGCCATTACGCCGTTTTCCATCGCTTCTTTAACACCGGCTTCGATCGGATTGATATATTCTTTCGGGATAGCGCCGCCCACGACTTTATTTTCAAAAACAAAGCCCTGGCCGGGTTCCTGAGGCGTCAGTTCCAGCCAGCAGTGACCATATTGGCCACGGCCGCCGGACTGGCGAACGAATTTGCCTTCCGACTTGACGGGTTTGCGAATGGTTTCGCGGTAAGCAACCTGGGGTTTGCCCACATTGCAGTCTACTTTGAATTCCCGCAGCATCCGGTCCACAATGATCTCCAGATGAAGTTCGCCCATGCCGGAGATAATGGTTTGGCCGGTTTCCTGGTCGGTATGCATTTTGAAAGTAGGATCTTCTTCCGCTAAGCGGGCCAGCGCGGTGCCCATTTTTTCCTGGTCAGCTTTGGTCTTAGGCTCTACCGCTACCGAGATAACCGGATCCGGGAACACCATGGATTCAAGAATAATCGGCTGTTTCTCATCACAAAGAGTGTCGCCGGTGGTGGTGTCTTTCAGACCTACCGCAGCGGCAATATCACCGGTATAAATCATATCGATTTCTTCCCGGTGATTGGCATGCATCTGCAGGATACGGCCAATACGCTCTTTTTTCCCTTTGGTGGAGTTATACACATAGGATCCGGACGCTAAGGTTCCGGAATAGACCCGGAAGAAAGCCAGCTTGCCCACATAGGGATCAGCCATGATTTTAAAGGCCAAAGCCGAGAAAGGCAAGTTATCATCGGAATGGCGGCTGTCTTCTTCGCCGTTGTCAGGATTGACGCCCTTAATAGCTTCGATATCAGTCGGCGCCGGCATATAAGCCACAACCGCGTCCAGCAGGGGCTGCACCCCTTTGTTGCGATAGGAGGAACCGCAGATGACCGGAGTCATTTTGCAGGCAATTGTAGCCTTGCGGATTCCTTTTTGGATTTCTTCGACGGTCAGTTCTTCACCTTCGAGGTATTTCATCATGAGCTCATCGTCGCTTTCAGCCACAGCATCCAGCAGGCCCTGGCGATACAGTTCAGCCTGTTCCTTCATATCTTCCGGAATTTCAGTCTCTGAACTGGTTTTCCCCAGGTCGTCAGTGTAAATGACAGCCTTCATGTGAACCAAGTCGATGAGGCCCTTATAAGTGTCTTCCGAACCGATGGGCAATTGAATAGGAACGGCATTGGCGCCCAGCCGGGTTTTCATCATGTCGACAACCCGGTAAAAATCAGCGCCGGTGATATCCATTTTATTTACATAGGCCATACGTGGAACACCGTATTTATCGGCTTGACGCCATACCGTCTCGGACTGAGGCTCTACCCCGCCCTTGGCACAAAATACAGCAACCGACCCGTCAAGCACCCTGAGAGAACGTTCCACTTCAACAGTAAAGTCCACGTGCCCTGGTGTGTCAATGATGTTAATACGATGACTCTGCCATTGACATGTAGTGGCCGCCGAGGTAATGGTAATACCTCTTTCCTGTTCTTGTACCATCCAGTCCATCGTCGCAGCGCCATCATGCACTTCGCCCAATTTGTGTACTTTACCTGTATAGAAGAGAATACGTTCGGTCGTAGTGGTCTTACCAGCGTCAATGTGTGCCATGATGCCTATGTTCCGCGTCTTTTCGAGTGGAAACTTCCTGGCCACTATCTATCACTCCTTGCAAAATTCGGACTCACGTTTTCGAGTCCGGGCACTACCACCGATAATGCGCAAACGCCTTGTTGGCTTCTGCCATCTTGTGGGTATCTTCTTTTTTCTTCACGGAAGAACCGGCGTTATTCGAGGCATCCAGAAGTTCCCCTGCCAGTCTTTCGTACATAGTTTTTTCACCCCGGGCCCGGGAATAATTCACCAGCCAGCGGATGCCGAGCGATAAACGGCGGTCCGCCCGCACTTCAACCGGTACCTGGTAGTTTGCACCGCCAACCCGGCGAGCACGAACCTCGAGAACGGGCATTACATTTTTCAGAGCCACTTCAAATACTTCCAGCGGATCTTTGCCTGTTTTCGCTCTAATAATTTCGAAAGCATCATAAACGATGTTTTCGGCAATTCCTTTTTTACCGTCAAGCATGACTTTATTGATAAACCGGGTGACAAGCTTGGAATTGTACACCGGATCCGGCAGTACGTCACGTTTGGGTACAGCACCTTTCCTAGGCATCGTATCCCTCCTTTATTCTATTACTCGTCTGTTGCATCGGGACAAGCCTATTTTTTCTTGGCCCGTTTCGCGCCGTATTTCGATCGGCCCTGGCTGCGTTTTTGTACGCCGGCAGTATCGAGAGCACCGCGGATAATGTGGTAACGAACGCCTGGCAGGTCTTTTACCCTACCGCCTCTGATCAGGACCACGGAGTGTTCCTGGAGGTTGTGCCCAATTCCCGGAATATACGCGCTGACTTCAATCCCGTTGGTCAAACGAACCCTGGCCACTTTCCGCAGCGCGGAGTTCGGTTTTTTCGGGGTTGTTGTATACACCCTGGTACAAACTCCACGTTTTTGCGGGCACTCCTTGAGGGCCGGCGCAGTGGATTTCTGCACCAATTCTTCTCTTCCTTTGCGCACTAATTGACTAATAGTCGGCATAAGTGCACCTCCTTCCCAAACATTGGATTTGATTATAAAAATTTTGCTATTGCCAAAGGCAAATCACAAAACATTTACCTAGAGTGAAACGAAACTCACTAGTTGTTTAAAACAGCCACAGCGGCGGCACCTACGTCAATGCCGCAGGATTTTCCCAGTTCGGCCACCGTCGCCTGTCTTTCGACCGGTACGTGGTGTCTTTGACACAACTCTGCAATGGGTGAAATTATGCGTTGATCCGCATCCGAAGCCAAGTACACTTTTACTGCCAGGCCTTTTTCCACGGCTTTGGCTGCCTGCTTGGCACCGATTGCTTTTGGGGCTGTTTTTAGTTCATCATACATGAAATCAACTCTTTCAGCCATTTTGGAGTCTGAAAGCTACCGGAAATATACGGAAACTACCAGACACACTCTAACATTTTAGCACTTACGCCAGACTCTGTCAATAAAGTATGCGGAAATACGCCGTCATATTTATAAATTTTGTTATAAAAGCCAGACCGATATCACCGGCCTGGCTTTTATACATCCGAGGATGCAGACTGTCTGTTACTGCGATACGCTGGCAGTTTGATCGGGAGACAGCAGTTTCTTAATCCGGATGTTACGGTAGCGGCTCATGCCGGTTCCGGCAGGAACCAGTTTGCCGATGATCACGTTTTCTTTCAGGCCCAGGAGCGGATCTACCTTGCCCTTGATTGCCGCTTCGGTCAGTACCCGGGTGGTTTCCTGGAAAGAAGCCGCTGACAAGAAGGAGTCGGTTGCCAGGGAGGCCTTGGTGATGCCCAGGAGGATCGGCCTGGCAACAGAAGGTTCTCCGCCATTTTCAATAGCGAAGGCGTTTTGTTCTTCAAAGGTGTTGATATCGATATATTCACCCGGCAACAGTTCGGTATCGCCCGGTTCCTCTACCTTCACCTTATGCATCATCTGCCGCACCATGACTTCAATGTGTTTGTCATTGATTTCCACACCCTGGGACTTATATACTTTTTGCACTTCGTACACTAGGTAGCGCTGGGTTTCTTTCAGTCCTCCCACCCGCAGGATGTCATGAGGGTTCACCGCACCTTCGGTCAGCCGTTCCCCTGCCTGTACTTCCTGCCCGTCACGCACCAGCATTCTGGCGCCGTAGGGAATCTGATAAACCCGTTCTTCCCCGGTGACCGGAGTAACGGTAACCCGCCGCATGCCCTTAATTTCCTTAACCTCAGCCACGCCGTCGGTTTCACTGATAATCGCCGGACGCTTAGGCTTACGGGCTTCAAACAATTCCTCGACACGAGGCAGACCTTGAGTGATATCGTCGCCGGCAACACCGCCGGTGTGGAAGGTTCTCATAGTCAGCTGAGTTCCCGGCTCACCGATGGACTGAGCTGCGATAATACCGACTGCTTCGCCCACATCCACCATGTGACCGGTAGCCAGGTTCCGTCCATAACATTTGCGGCATACCCCGTATTGGGACTTACAGGTCAAAACCGAACGGATGGACACTGAATCCCGGACAGCCACTATTCTGTCGGCCATAGCCTCATCGATTGCTTCGTTAGTCTTAATAACCAGTTCCCCGGTCTTCGGATCTACGATATCCTCGGCAATAATCCGGCCGATGATCCGGTCTTTCAGGGATTCGATTACACTGCTGCCTTCAATAATATCCTGTACCTCGATGCCTTTTATACTATCGTTGCGCACTTTCACTTCCCGGACATCTCTTGCCAGAATGGTATCGATCATTTCCTCGGTCAATTGAGTGCCGGCGGGAATGATTTCCTCACCCTGTCCGTCTTTAACGGATTCAGTAATAATTTTGTCCAGCATCTCGCGCGTTATGGCTTCTTTCAGCGCCTGATCAAGGGCTTCTCCCGTTTCGGCCAGGGAGACGGTTTCCGGATGATCAAGGTCATCGACAGGGGTTAGAACAATTTCTGCAAGGCTGTGTTGTCCCAAATCGGCCAAGATTTCTTCATCCAGCAATGTACCCTTAGCTGCCAGAAGGGCACCTGTTTTTATATCATAGATTCCCTCTGCCGTCGTTCTATCCAGCAGCCGAGTGCGTACCCGCTCAATGCCCGCAGCGCTGGGCGGGGTCAGTCTGATTTTCTCTTTAACAATGTTGACGCCAACAATATCGCAGTCGTCTTCCCGGATGATCACATCCTGGGCTACATCCACCAGACGGCGGGTCAAATAACCTGAGTCGGCTGTTCTCAAAGCAGTATCAGCCAGACCCTTGCGGGCGCCGTGGGTAGAAATAAAGTAATCCAGTACGGTGAGTCCCTCCCTGAAGTTGGCTTTGATCGGCTGGTCAATGATCCGGCCGGAAGGGTCGGCCATCAGGCCGCGCATGCCGGCCAGCTGGCGAATCTGCTGGATATTACCGCGGGCACCGGAGTTGGCCATCATATATACCGGGTTAAACCGATCCAGGGATTCCATCAGGGCTTTGGTCACATCGTCGGTGGCATTAGTCCACAGGCCGATGATCTTTTTATAGCGTTCGTCACCGGTAATCAGGCCCCGGCGGTACTGCCGGTCAATGATATCAACCTGTTCCTCGGTCTGTTTTAAGATTACCTTCTTCTGTTCCGGAATCTTGATATCTGCGATGGCAATGGTAATCCCTGCCCGGCAGGCAAAGGAGAATCCGAGTTTTTTGACCCGGTCCAGCACTCCGGCTGTATCGGCATTGCCAAATGCATTATAACAATTGGCCACCAGTTTGCCCAGGGCTTTTTTATCCATCAGGGTTCCCAGGTGCCAGCCATCATTCTTCTTAAAAAATGCCTTTAGGCGATCCGGCAGAGCATCGTTGAAGATCAGACGGCCGGCAGTGGTATGCACCAATCCCAGTTCCCCGTCCGGAGTCATCATCCTGATCCGGATTTTGGCGTGCAGGGAGATTTCCTTATGCTGATAAGCCAGCAATACTTCGTTCATATTGGCGAAGACGTTACCCTCGCCCGGCACCCCGTCCCGCTCAATGGTCAGGTAATAGGAACCCAAGACCATATCCTGGGTAGGAGTGGCCACTGGTCTGCCGTCCTTGGTAGACAGAATGTTGTGGGCCGACAGCATCAACAGTCTGGCTTCAGCCTGAGCCTCAGCCGAAAGGGGCACGTGTACGGCCATTTGGTCGCCGTCAAAGTCGGCGTTATAAGCCGTACAAACCAAGGGATGAATCTTAATGGCCTTACCCTCAGACAGAACCGGTTCAAAAGCCTGAATCCCCAGACGATGCAAAGTCGGAGCGCGGTTCAGGAGGATCGGATGTTCCTTGATGACCTCTTCCAGCACATCCCAAACTTCCGGACGTACCCGCTCCACCATCCGTTTGGCGCTTTTGATGTTATGAGCATGGCCGGCATTCACCAGTTTCTTCATAACGAAAGGCTTAAACAGTTCCAGAGCCATTTCTTTGGGCAGACCAGCCTGGTGCAGCTGCAGTTCCGGCCCTACGACGATAACCGAACGACCGGAGTAGTCAACCCGTTTCCCCAGCAGGTTTTGACGGAACCGGCCTTGTTTGCCTTTGAGCATATCACTCAGGGACTTTAAGGGGCGGTTGCCGGGGCCGGTGACCGGACGACCGCGACGGCCGTTATCAATGAGGGCGTCTACGGCTTCCTGCAGCATCCGTTTTTCGTTGCGCACGATAATATCCGGGGCGCCAAGGTCCAAAAGCCGCTTTAAGCGATTATTGCGGTTAATGACCCGGCGGTATAAATCATTTAAATCGGAGGTGGCAAAACGACCGCCGTCCAGTTGAACCATAGGCCGCAGTTCCGGCGGAATAACCGGCACGGCATCCATGATCATCCAGGCAGGGTCATTACCGGATTTGCGGAAAGCTTCCACCACTTCCAGGCGGCGGATGGCCCGGATCTTTCTCTGGCCGCTGACTTCTTTCAGTTCCTGGCGCAATTCCCGGCTGAGTTTTTCCAGTTCCAGTTCTTCCAGCAGTTTTTTAATGACCTCGGCACCCATGCCAACTTTAAAGGCATTGCCGTATTTTTCCCGGTATTCCCGGTATTCATTTTCGGTGAGCAGCTGTTTTTTCATCAAAGGGGTATCGCCGGGATCCAGTACCAGATAGGATGCGAAGTAAAGCACCTTTTCCAGCGAACGGGGAGAAATATCCAAAATCAACCCCATCCGGCTGGGAATCCCTTTGAAATACCAGATATGGGATACCGGCGCCGCCAATTCGATATGGCCCATGCGGTCCCGCCGTACTTTAGAGCGGGTTACTTCCACGCCGCAACGATCACAGACAATCCCTTTATAACGGATCCGCTTATATTTACCGCAATGACACTCCCAGTCCCGGGTCGGGCCAAATATTTTTTCGCAGAACAATCCTTCCCGTTCCGGTTTTAGCGTCCGGTAGTTAATGGTTTCCGGTTTCTTTACCTCGCCGTGAGACCACTTGCGGATTTGTTCGGGTGAGGCCAAACCTATGCGCATGGAGTCAAAATTATTTACGTCCAACAAGGGGTTATCGCTCCCTTCCAAACTGTATCGCCTTTTGTCAACCCATATGGATTCAGCCGGGCTAAGCCCGGCAATCCGTCATAACCGCATCAGCGGATGAAAAACAGCACCTTATTCGCCATCCTCGTCGATATTGTCGTCATATTGCTCAAGATAACTGCGAGCGTTCAGCTTTTTGACGTCTTTGGCCGCTTTAGTCTTCTTGATACTGGTTTTACGCAGCGGCGTATCTTCCTCCGGGTCGTCATCCCCCGTCGGGGAATCAAACCTTTCAGCACCCATTTCACCGATTTCGGCAATAATGTCCAGTTCTTCTTCCAACGGTTCAATATCATCGGAGGCTTCCAGTTCATCAACCGGGTCGTTATCATAAGCCGTCGTTTTTCTTTCGGAAGCGGCCATGCGTTTTTCCTCGCCGCCCAGGTTAAAGTCCAGTTCTTTGGCGGTTTCGTGAATATCCTCATCCCCATCCCGGATCAGGATTTCCTGGGCATCCTCGCTAAGTATCTTCACATCCAGGCCAATGGACTGGAGCTCTTTAATCAATACCTTGAAGGATTCGGGAACGCCGGGTTCTGGGACATTTTCTCCCTTGACAATGGCCTCATAGGTTTTTACCCGTCCTACCACATCATCGGATTTTACAGTCAACAGTTCCTGCAGAGTGTAAGCGGCGCCATAGGCTTCCAGCGCCCATACTTCCATTTCGCCGAAGCGCTGGCCGCCGAACTGAGCCTTGCCGCCCAAGGGCTGCTGGGTAACGAGAGAGTAGGGACCAGTGGAGCGGGCATGAATTTTATCGTCCACCAGGTGAGCCAGTTTCAACATATACACAAAACCTACTGTGACCGGATTATCAAAAGCATCACCGGTACGGCCGTCAAACAGCACGCTTTTGCCGTCAGCCGGCAAGCCGGCTGCAGTCAGGGTTTTGATAACTTCCTGCTCCTCGGCGCCGTCAAATACCGGTGTGGCCAGATGAACGCCGGCAATGTCAGGTTGAGGCAGTCCATGCCGGCCTATGTCGTAACCGACCTGGCGAAGCCTGTTCTCTAAATCGGCCTCATATTCCCGGGACTGTTCGTCATCCTGTTTTTTCAGCACAGCAAGTTTTTTGACCTGTAATCCGAGCGTCTGGGCCGCCCATCCTAAGTGGGTTTCCAACACCTGCCCGATATTCATACGGGAAGGAACGCCCAGCGGGTTGAGGACGATCTGCACCGGTGTACCGTCCGGCAGAAAAGGCATATCCTCTTCCGGCATAATCCGCGATACTACCCCTTTATTACCATGGCGTCCGGCCATCTTATCGCCTTCGGAAATCTTACGTTTCTGGGCGATATACACCCGGACCAGCTGGTTAACCCCCGGCGGCAGTTCATCGCCATTTTCCCGGCTGAACACTTTCACATCGACAATTTTTCCGGCTTCGCCGTGAGGCACTCTCAGGGAAGTATCCCGGACTTCCCTGGCTTTCTCGCCAAATATGGCCCGCAGCAGGCGTTCTTCCGCGGTTAGCTCGGTTTCACCTTTTGGTGTGACCTTGCCTACCAGAATATCGGCCGGGCGCACCTCAGCACCTACCCGGATGATGCCGCGCTCGTCAAGATCACGCAATACATCTTCGGCTACGTTGGGAATATCACGGGTGATTTCCTCAGGTCCCAGTTTTGTATCCCGGGCATCGCACTCGTATTCTTCAATATGGATTGAGGTAAAAACATCCTCTTTTACCATTCGTTCACTCAGGAGTATGGCATCTTCGTAGTTATAGCCTTCCCAGGGCATAAAGGCAACCAGAACGTTAAAGCCCAGCGCCAGTTCGCCTTTATCCGTGGCCGGACCATCCGCCAGAACGGTGCCTTTTTCCACTCGTTCGCCTTTGAATATGATCGGTTTCTGATTGATGCAGGTTCCCTGGTTGGAACGGAGATATTTCAGCATTTTATAGGTATCCAGACCGCCTTTGTCGTTCCGGATATGGATGTCGGCAGCCGTGACTCTTTCCACCACTCCGGCGTTTTTGGCCAGAATGACCACGCCGGAGTCCCGGGCGGCTTTATATTCCATGCCAGTGCCTACCAGCGGAGCCTGAGTCCTCAACAAAGGAACAGCCTGACGCTGCATGTTAGCGCCCATCAGAGCCCGGTTGGCGTCGTCATTTTCCAGGAAGGGAATCATGGCGGTGGCAATGGATACAACCTGTTTGGGAGAAACATCCATATAGTCGACCTGCTCAGCCGGCACCACTAAAATATCGCTGCCGTAACGGACAGTCACCTTGGGCTCAGCGAACCAGCTAGCTTCATTCAGCTTGTCATTGGCCTGAGCGATGACCATTTCGTCTTCTTCGTCAGCAGTCAGGTAGGATACTTCACTGGTCACCCGACGGTTTTCTTTATCCACTTTCCGGTAAGGGGTCTCCAAAAAGCCGAATTCGTTAATCCGGGCAAAGGTAGACAAGGAACCGATCAGACCGATATTGGGGCCTTCCGGGGTCTCAATCGGGCACATGCGGCCATAATGAGAGTGGTGAACGTCGCGGACTTCAAATCCGGCCCGTTCACGGCTCAAGCCGCCAGGCCCCAGGGCACTCAGGCGCCGTTTATGAGTCAGTTCAGCCAAAGGATTTGTTTGGTCCATAAACTGGGACAACTGGCTGGAACCGAAAAATTCTTTAATGGCAGCAACCACCGGACGGATGTTAATCAGAGCCTGAGGGGTGATCACATCAGTGTCCTGAATTGTCATTCTCTCTTTTACAACCCGCTCCATCCGGGACAATCCGATCCGGAACTGGTTTTGCAGCAGCTCGCCCACCGAACGCAGCCGGCGGTTGCCCAAGTGGTCAATGTCGTCGGTATAGCCATGGCCTTCCATTAAAACCAGGAGATAGTTAATCGAGGCAATGATGTCTTCTCTGGTAATGGTGCGATGGTGATACGGCAAAGTAGAATTACACAAAAGTTTGACCGGGGATCCATCTTTTTGCTGAATCTTAACTTCAATTAGGTTAGTACCGGAAAAAATGCCGCTTTGTTCAATCGTCCGCAGTACTTTTTCGTCGCATACCGTACCTTCAGGCACAACGATTTCACCGGTAGCTTGATTCACCAAAGGCTGATAAAGGGTCTTCCCCATCAGCCGGCGGCGCCAGCCTAATTTTTTCGTCAGTTTATAACGGCCTACAGTGGCCAAATCATAGCGTTTAGGGTCGAAAAATAACGATTCCAGAAGCTGGTTGGCATTCTCCAGCGTAGGAGGCTCACCGGGGCGCAGCCTCTTATAAATTTCTACCAAAGCTTCTTCTTTCGAGTCGGTGCTGTCCCGTTCCAAAGTGGCCCGAATGCGGATATCATCCTGGAACAGTTCGCTTATCACACTTTTGCTGGCATAACCTAACGCCCGAATCAGTACGGTAACCGGCAGTTTGCGAGTCCGGTCTACCCGGACCGATACCACGTCATTGGCGTCAGTCTCCAGCTCCAG comes from Acetonema longum DSM 6540 and encodes:
- the fusA gene encoding elongation factor G, whose product is MARKFPLEKTRNIGIMAHIDAGKTTTTERILFYTGKVHKLGEVHDGAATMDWMVQEQERGITITSAATTCQWQSHRINIIDTPGHVDFTVEVERSLRVLDGSVAVFCAKGGVEPQSETVWRQADKYGVPRMAYVNKMDITGADFYRVVDMMKTRLGANAVPIQLPIGSEDTYKGLIDLVHMKAVIYTDDLGKTSSETEIPEDMKEQAELYRQGLLDAVAESDDELMMKYLEGEELTVEEIQKGIRKATIACKMTPVICGSSYRNKGVQPLLDAVVAYMPAPTDIEAIKGVNPDNGEEDSRHSDDNLPFSALAFKIMADPYVGKLAFFRVYSGTLASGSYVYNSTKGKKERIGRILQMHANHREEIDMIYTGDIAAAVGLKDTTTGDTLCDEKQPIILESMVFPDPVISVAVEPKTKADQEKMGTALARLAEEDPTFKMHTDQETGQTIISGMGELHLEIIVDRMLREFKVDCNVGKPQVAYRETIRKPVKSEGKFVRQSGGRGQYGHCWLELTPQEPGQGFVFENKVVGGAIPKEYINPIEAGVKEAMENGVMAGYPMVDIKVTVYDGSYHDVDSSEMAFKIAGSMGFKAGAQKANPALLEPYMKVEVLVPEEYMGDVIGDLNSRRGRIEGMESRAGVQAIKSFVPLSEMFGYSTDLRSKTQGRGNYSMEFDHYEEVPKNIADTIVAKVKGTSA
- the rpsG gene encoding 30S ribosomal protein S7, with translation MPRKGAVPKRDVLPDPVYNSKLVTRFINKVMLDGKKGIAENIVYDAFEIIRAKTGKDPLEVFEVALKNVMPVLEVRARRVGGANYQVPVEVRADRRLSLGIRWLVNYSRARGEKTMYERLAGELLDASNNAGSSVKKKEDTHKMAEANKAFAHYRW
- the rpsL gene encoding 30S ribosomal protein S12, producing the protein MPTISQLVRKGREELVQKSTAPALKECPQKRGVCTRVYTTTPKKPNSALRKVARVRLTNGIEVSAYIPGIGHNLQEHSVVLIRGGRVKDLPGVRYHIIRGALDTAGVQKRSQGRSKYGAKRAKKK
- a CDS encoding L7Ae/L30e/S12e/Gadd45 family ribosomal protein; translated protein: MYDELKTAPKAIGAKQAAKAVEKGLAVKVYLASDADQRIISPIAELCQRHHVPVERQATVAELGKSCGIDVGAAAVAVLNN
- the rpoC gene encoding DNA-directed RNA polymerase subunit beta', which codes for MLDVNNFDSMRIGLASPEQIRKWSHGEVKKPETINYRTLKPEREGLFCEKIFGPTRDWECHCGKYKRIRYKGIVCDRCGVEVTRSKVRRDRMGHIELAAPVSHIWYFKGIPSRMGLILDISPRSLEKVLYFASYLVLDPGDTPLMKKQLLTENEYREYREKYGNAFKVGMGAEVIKKLLEELELEKLSRELRQELKEVSGQRKIRAIRRLEVVEAFRKSGNDPAWMIMDAVPVIPPELRPMVQLDGGRFATSDLNDLYRRVINRNNRLKRLLDLGAPDIIVRNEKRMLQEAVDALIDNGRRGRPVTGPGNRPLKSLSDMLKGKQGRFRQNLLGKRVDYSGRSVIVVGPELQLHQAGLPKEMALELFKPFVMKKLVNAGHAHNIKSAKRMVERVRPEVWDVLEEVIKEHPILLNRAPTLHRLGIQAFEPVLSEGKAIKIHPLVCTAYNADFDGDQMAVHVPLSAEAQAEARLLMLSAHNILSTKDGRPVATPTQDMVLGSYYLTIERDGVPGEGNVFANMNEVLLAYQHKEISLHAKIRIRMMTPDGELGLVHTTAGRLIFNDALPDRLKAFFKKNDGWHLGTLMDKKALGKLVANCYNAFGNADTAGVLDRVKKLGFSFACRAGITIAIADIKIPEQKKVILKQTEEQVDIIDRQYRRGLITGDERYKKIIGLWTNATDDVTKALMESLDRFNPVYMMANSGARGNIQQIRQLAGMRGLMADPSGRIIDQPIKANFREGLTVLDYFISTHGARKGLADTALRTADSGYLTRRLVDVAQDVIIREDDCDIVGVNIVKEKIRLTPPSAAGIERVRTRLLDRTTAEGIYDIKTGALLAAKGTLLDEEILADLGQHSLAEIVLTPVDDLDHPETVSLAETGEALDQALKEAITREMLDKIITESVKDGQGEEIIPAGTQLTEEMIDTILARDVREVKVRNDSIKGIEVQDIIEGSSVIESLKDRIIGRIIAEDIVDPKTGELVIKTNEAIDEAMADRIVAVRDSVSIRSVLTCKSQYGVCRKCYGRNLATGHMVDVGEAVGIIAAQSIGEPGTQLTMRTFHTGGVAGDDITQGLPRVEELFEARKPKRPAIISETDGVAEVKEIKGMRRVTVTPVTGEERVYQIPYGARMLVRDGQEVQAGERLTEGAVNPHDILRVGGLKETQRYLVYEVQKVYKSQGVEINDKHIEVMVRQMMHKVKVEEPGDTELLPGEYIDINTFEEQNAFAIENGGEPSVARPILLGITKASLATDSFLSAASFQETTRVLTEAAIKGKVDPLLGLKENVIIGKLVPAGTGMSRYRNIRIKKLLSPDQTASVSQ
- the rpoB gene encoding DNA-directed RNA polymerase subunit beta, whose amino-acid sequence is MFNPVPVGKKARYSYAKINEVLDMPNLIEIQKNSYDWFLKEGLQEIFRDISPIQDFTGNLVLSFETFTLGEPKYEVEECKERDVTYSAPLRVSVRLNNKETGEIKEQEVFMGDFPLMTETGTFIINGAERVIVSQLVRSPGVYYHETIDASGKKLYNATVIPNRGAWLELETDANDVVSVRVDRTRKLPVTVLIRALGYASKSVISELFQDDIRIRATLERDSTDSKEEALVEIYKRLRPGEPPTLENANQLLESLFFDPKRYDLATVGRYKLTKKLGWRRRLMGKTLYQPLVNQATGEIVVPEGTVCDEKVLRTIEQSGIFSGTNLIEVKIQQKDGSPVKLLCNSTLPYHHRTITREDIIASINYLLVLMEGHGYTDDIDHLGNRRLRSVGELLQNQFRIGLSRMERVVKERMTIQDTDVITPQALINIRPVVAAIKEFFGSSQLSQFMDQTNPLAELTHKRRLSALGPGGLSRERAGFEVRDVHHSHYGRMCPIETPEGPNIGLIGSLSTFARINEFGFLETPYRKVDKENRRVTSEVSYLTADEEDEMVIAQANDKLNEASWFAEPKVTVRYGSDILVVPAEQVDYMDVSPKQVVSIATAMIPFLENDDANRALMGANMQRQAVPLLRTQAPLVGTGMEYKAARDSGVVILAKNAGVVERVTAADIHIRNDKGGLDTYKMLKYLRSNQGTCINQKPIIFKGERVEKGTVLADGPATDKGELALGFNVLVAFMPWEGYNYEDAILLSERMVKEDVFTSIHIEEYECDARDTKLGPEEITRDIPNVAEDVLRDLDERGIIRVGAEVRPADILVGKVTPKGETELTAEERLLRAIFGEKAREVRDTSLRVPHGEAGKIVDVKVFSRENGDELPPGVNQLVRVYIAQKRKISEGDKMAGRHGNKGVVSRIMPEEDMPFLPDGTPVQIVLNPLGVPSRMNIGQVLETHLGWAAQTLGLQVKKLAVLKKQDDEQSREYEADLENRLRQVGYDIGRHGLPQPDIAGVHLATPVFDGAEEQEVIKTLTAAGLPADGKSVLFDGRTGDAFDNPVTVGFVYMLKLAHLVDDKIHARSTGPYSLVTQQPLGGKAQFGGQRFGEMEVWALEAYGAAYTLQELLTVKSDDVVGRVKTYEAIVKGENVPEPGVPESFKVLIKELQSIGLDVKILSEDAQEILIRDGDEDIHETAKELDFNLGGEEKRMAASERKTTAYDNDPVDELEASDDIEPLEEELDIIAEIGEMGAERFDSPTGDDDPEEDTPLRKTSIKKTKAAKDVKKLNARSYLEQYDDNIDEDGE